The stretch of DNA TCGAACAAGCCGGCATATCCCCGCTGTTTTTCAATGAGGAAGCCTCTTCGCCCGATCTTCTCGACCAACTCATCAAATCCACCCATGTTGTGATCTCGATTTCCCCCGGCGAGAAGGGCGACCCTTCCCTTGCGCTGGTTGAAAAGGCCTTGCAGCGTCCGGACAACACCATTCGCTGGATTGGTTATCTTTCAACTGTCGGTGTTTATGGCGATCACAACGGCGAATGGGTCGATGAAACAGCCCATTGCAAGCCTACGTCACGCCGCAGCCTTGAACGTCTGGCAGCCGAGCAGGCGTGGACGCTTTTGTGCGAGACGCATGGCACACCGTTGGCTATCCTCAGACTTTCGGGCATTTATGGGCCAGGCCGCAACGCTTTCATCAATCTGGAACGCGGCACGGCACGCCGCATTATCAAGCCCGATCAGGTTTTCAACCGCATTCATGTCGAAGATATTGCGCGCACTTTGCGCCTTCTCGCAGGAACAACCACTGGCGGTATCTTCAACATCACCGATGACGAACCCGCTCCCCCGCAGGATGTGGTCAGTTTCGCAGCCAACATCATGGGTGTGACGCCACCGCCGGAAATCCCGTTTGACGACGCTGACATGAACCCCATGGCGCGGTCTTTTTATGGGGAGAATAAGCGGGTTTCCAACAACCGTATTCAAGCGCTCGGCTACGAGTTCATTTATCCCGATTATCGCACGGCTTTTTCCGCCATGTGGCGCAATGAGAATTGGCGATGATTGCCGTATGACGGATTGCAAAGCATAATTCCGGCATTCTGCCCGAATGATTCGGGCGTACCTGTTTCGAGGAATTGCCGATGGCACCTGTATCGAAATTACGATTCTGGCCGCGCCTTATTCTTGCGGCCTGCCTGGGCGCGATGATCGCGCCTGAAGCCCTTGCACAGGATGTCCCCGCCAAACAAGCTTTCGGAGGCAAAAAACTGCCCTCCGTAACGCCACCGCAGGCTATCGGGTTTTATTCCAAGGGTTGCCTTACCGGCGCTGTCGCCATGCCTGTCGACGGTCCAAACTGGCAGGTGATGCGGCTTTCGCGCAACCGCCGCTGGGGCCATCCGCGCCTGATCGGCCTTTTGGAAAAGCTGTCACAAGACGCCGCGAAAGACGGCTGGCCGGGCCTGCTGGTCGGCGACATTTCGCAACCGCGCGGTGGGCCTATGCTGACGGGACATGCCTCGCATCAGGTCGGTCTCGATGCCGATATATGGTTGACGCCGATGCCGAAGAAACGCTTTAGCGATGCGGAACGTGAAAGTGTATCTGCTGTCTCGATGTTGAAGAAAGATACTCTTTTCGTCGATCCAAACAAATGGACGCCCAGTCGCACGGCTTTGCTGAAAAACGCTGCAAGCTACCCGGAGGTCGAGCGCATCTTCGTGCATCCCGGCATCAAGAAAGAACTTTGCGACACGGTCAAAGGGAACCGCGGCTGGCTTGGCAAGGTGCGCCCTTATTGGGGGCATCACTATCATTTCCATGTGCGGCTTTCCTGCTTGCCGGGATCGCCCAACTGTAAGCCGCAACCAAAGGTCGCAGCGGGCGACGGCTGCGACAAGTCGCTTGCCTGGTGGTTTACGGATGAGCCATGGAAACCAGCCAAACCGTTCACGGAACCGCCAAAAAAACCACGTCCGGTCATGGTGTCCGATTTGCCCAAGGCATGCAGCACGGTGCTCAACGCCCCTGCCCCCAATTCACTCGCCGAAGTCACCTATGGCGGGCAATGAAAAAGCGTCTTGCGATAAAACTGTGTCTTGGCTCAGAACTTATAACGATTTAATTCTATGGCCACTGCAAAGACAGAAAATAACAAGGTTATCAACTTCATGACGGAACGCCTGCGCATTGCTTTGATCGCCCATGACCAGAAAAAAGACGATATGGTAGCTTTTGCCCGTGCGCACGAAAAGGCCCTGTCACGCTATGACATCGTTGCTACGGGCACCACCGGCGGTCTTATTCAGGAAGCTTGTCCCTCGCTTAATATCCACCGCGTCAAAAGCGGCCCCTTGGGCGGTGATCAGCAGATCGGTGCCATGATTGCGGAAGGCACAGTCGAGACATTGATTTTCTTCATCGATCCGATGTCGCCCCTGCCGCACGATGTCGATGTCAAAGCGCTGACGAGGCTTGGCAGCGTTTATGACATACCCATGGCGCTCAACCGCGCCACTGCGGAAAAGCTGATAAAAGCTCTCGATTAATCATTAAGTTTCATAATCCGCCTGTGATAAATGTCTCGGGCTTTATCAATGACGTGGAAGAAGAATGCAAACGACCATCGATGCCGGACATGATTTCCAGTTTCCAGTTCTCGTCGGCGATATCGGCGGCACCAATGCCCGTTTTCTTGTCCTTGCGGATGCCAATGCGGAACCGCACGAATTTGCTGTGCTGCAGACGGCCGATTACGCCACGATCGATGAAGCAATTCAAAGTGCTATTCTCAGCAATAGCCCGATCAAGCCGCGCTCGGTCATTCTGGCGGTTGCAGGCCCGGTTGAGAGCGACGAGATCGACCTGACCAATTGCGACTGGATCGTGCGCCCCAAGAATATGATTGAAGAGCTTGGTTTCGAAGACGTTACCGTGCTCAACGATTTCGAGGCACAGGCGCTTGCAGTCGTCGCCCTTGATGGCGAGCATATGGAGCAGATCGGCGGCAAAGCAGATGCTCCAAACGCAACCCGTGTCGTTCTTGGACCGGGTACCGGCCTTGGCGTTGCAGGCCTTGTTTATACAAGCAGGGCATGGGTTCCGGTTCCCGGCGAAGGCGGTCATGTGGATATTGGTCCGCGCTCTCAACGCGATTGCGAGATTTTCCCACATATCGAGACGATGGAAGGCCGTGTCGCAGGCGAGCAGATCCTGAGCGGCCGTGGTTTGCACAATCTTTACGTGGCAATCTGCACCGCCGACAACGTTACACCCACATTGCAAACGCCGCCTGATATCACGGCCGCCGGTCTTGACGGCAGCAATGCGCAGGCGCGCGAAACGCTGGAACTGTTTGCCACCTATCTCGGCCGCCTCGCCGGTGACATGGCGCTGGTGTTCATGGCGCATGGCGGGGTCTATCTTTCAGGTGGCATCCCGCAACGTATTTTGCCTGCGCTCAAATCCGGCGTATTTCGTGCCGCATTCGAGGACAAGGCCCCGCACAATGTCATCATGCGTGATATTCCGGTTCATGTGATCACCTATCCGCTTGCAGCCCTTAGCGGTCTTTCGGCATTTGCCCGCACACCCCAACGCTTTGAAGTCGCAACCGAAGGCAGACGCTGGCGCAGCGGGCGATAAGCATCCTCAAAAGTCTTGAGGATGGTCAAGCTTGTCGGATAGCGCTATAGAAACGCATATTTCAATGATCGCCCCGCGCTAACCGGCGGGCCAACAGACAAAAAAGCGCTTTAGCACGTGAGTTTCTTCAGGAAAAAAAACAAGAAGATTGATGGCGGCGAGGCAACGCGCGTCATCCGCCGCATGCTATCGGAAAACATCGGCGAATATAAAAAGAACTATTTTATCGCCATCGTCGCTTCACTCATCGTTGGTGGCTCCAATGGTGCGCTCGCTTATATGATGAAGCCGATGATCGACAAGATTTTCTACGAGCAGCAGCTCGGACTGATCTGGATCATATGCGGGTCGATTCTGGCTGTGTTTATCCTGCGCGGGCTTTCCGGCTATGTGCAGGCGGTGGAACTGGCCAAGATCGGCAATAATCTGGTCGCACGTTATCAAAAGCGTATATTCGATCATCTCATGAAGCTGGGCCTCGATTTCTATAACGACAATCGTTCCGGCCACTTGGCAGCGCAGATCAACCAGAACGTTTCCGGCATTCGCGATCTGCTCAACATGACAATCTCGTCGATTGCCCGCGACTTTATCTCGCTCGTCGGCCTTGTCGCGATGATGTTCTATATGGACCCGCTGCTTTCGACCGCGATCTTCCTGATCGGCCCGCCGCTCATACTGGCGGTCGCCTATATTTCGCGTCGCATTCGCTCGGTGACACGCGATCTCGTGCATCTCAACTCGCACCTTCTGGGTGCCATGCAGGAAGCCGTGCAGGGCATCACCATCGTCAAGGCTTTTACGATGGAAGAGCAGTTGCGCGCCAAGATTGGCAATCTGATCGACCAGTCGGAGGGCCGCAGCAACAAGATCGCCAAAGTCTCCGAACGCACCACACCGATTTCGGAAATCCTCGCCGGGTTTGCCGTCTCGGGCGTGCTTGCCTATAGTGGCTATCGCGCCATTCTCGAACAACAGCCACCCGGCGCGACATTCGCCTTCATCACTGCACTTTTGCTTGCCTATGATCCGGCTCGCCGCCTTGCCCGCCTTCAGGTCGGGCTTGAAAGGGCCTTGGTCAATGCGCGCATGATCTATGAAGTGCTGGATATCGTACCGCACCAAGGTGACGCTCCTGATGCCCCGGCCTTGAAGCCCGACAAAGGCGAAATCCGCTTCGAAGGATTACATTTTTCCTATAGCGAATTATCGCCTGTCCTGCATGATGTGTCCTTTGTTGCCAAAGCGGGTGAGACGACCGCAATCATTGGCGCATCGGGTGCCGGAAAATCAACGCTGATCGGCCTGATCCAGCGTTTTTACGATCTGGACCAGGGCACCATCCTCTATGACGGGCAGGATATTTCAAAAGTCACCAAGGCGTCGCTGCGTCATTCGGTGGCCTATGTCTCCCAGCAGCCTTACCTGTTTGAAGGCACCATTGCAGATAACATCCGCTATGGTCGCCCCGATGCGAGTGATGAGGAAGTCATCAGCGCAACCAGGCTTGCCAATGCGCATGATTTTATCCTGCAACAGCCACAGGGCTACGACACCCCGGTCGGCGAAAACGGTGCCACACTTTCGGGTGGCCAGCGCCAGCGCATTTCCATTGCGCGCGCCATCGTGCGCAACGCACCGGTTCTGCTCCTCGACGAAGCGACATCCGCGCTCGACAATGAATCGGAAAAGCGGGTGCAGCAGGCGCTTGAAACCATTATGAAGGGCCGCACGACCATCGTTATTGCGCATCGTCTTTCGACCATCGTCAATGCCGATCGTATCGTAGTCATGGAAGCCGGCCGCGTAGTGGAAGAAGGTCGCCACGATACGCTGATCGACATTCCAAATGGTGTCTATGCCCGCTTTTATCGCCTGCAAAGCGGCGATGACGCAAATATCAACGAAAGAATAGCCGCAGGAGACGCCAATGAGCGCTGAAACGCATAATAGCCACAGCGACATGGGTCTTGTCGTGGTGGGTGCCGGCGGGCGCATGGGCCAGACCCTCATCCGTTGTGTTATAGAAATGGATGGCGCAAAACTTGTCGGTGCCATCGAACGCGCCGGTTCTCCGTTTTTGGGCAGGGATGCAGGCGAGATCGCAGGTCTTGGCACGCTTGGCGTGTCCATTACCGACGATCCTCTGCCGGTTTTTGCAAAAGCCGAAGGCATTCTCGATTTTACCACTCCAGCCGCAAGCGTTGCCTTTGCAGGTTATGCTGCGCAGGCCCGCATCGTTCATGTCATCGGCACTACGGGCTGTTCCACGCAAGATGATGAAAAAATCCTTGCCGCAGCCCGCCATGCGACAATCGTCAAGTCAGGCAATATGAGCCTTGGCGTTAATCTTCTTTCAGTGCTGATCGAAAAGGCGGCTGCAGCACTCGACCCGCAGGATTTCGACATCGAGGTGCTCGAAATGCATCACAGGCACAAGGTCGACGCGCCATCAGGTACCGCCCTTCTTTTGGGCGAGGCGGCAGCCGAAGGCCGTGCCATAAACCTTGCTGAAAAAAGCGTGCGCGTGCGTGACGGCTATACCGGGGCGCGCGAAGCAGGAACAATCGGTTTTGCCACTTTGCGCGGCGGCTCTGTCATCGGCGATCACTCTGTCATACTGGCTGGCCCCGGCGAACGTGTCGTTCTCTCGCATCATGCCGAAGACCGCACGGTTTTCGCACGTGGGGCCGTGAAGGCCGCCCTTTGGGCATACGGCAAAAAGCCCGGCCTTTACTCCATGCGCGATGTGCTGGGTCTGACCGAATAATTTCAATATCCCGTTTCCAACCCTCATAATGGAGCATCGCCTATGTCCCGCACCCTCGTCCTGGTCCGTCACGGTCAAAGCGAATGGAACCTGAAAAACCTGTTCACCGGCTGGCGTGATCCGGGCCTGACCGAACAGGGGCACGCGGAAGCCAAGGCCGCAGGCCAGCGCCTCAAGGCTGCGGGTCTCAAATTCGATATTGCCTATACTTCCGTATTGTCACGTGCGCAGACGACCTGCCAGCATATTCTGGATG from Brucella sp. BE17 encodes:
- a CDS encoding SDR family oxidoreductase, which gives rise to MRIFLFGAGYSAKAFARLMVGEAQDIAGTTRNEQNFPALEQAGISPLFFNEEASSPDLLDQLIKSTHVVISISPGEKGDPSLALVEKALQRPDNTIRWIGYLSTVGVYGDHNGEWVDETAHCKPTSRRSLERLAAEQAWTLLCETHGTPLAILRLSGIYGPGRNAFINLERGTARRIIKPDQVFNRIHVEDIARTLRLLAGTTTGGIFNITDDEPAPPQDVVSFAANIMGVTPPPEIPFDDADMNPMARSFYGENKRVSNNRIQALGYEFIYPDYRTAFSAMWRNENWR
- the mepA gene encoding penicillin-insensitive murein endopeptidase encodes the protein MAPVSKLRFWPRLILAACLGAMIAPEALAQDVPAKQAFGGKKLPSVTPPQAIGFYSKGCLTGAVAMPVDGPNWQVMRLSRNRRWGHPRLIGLLEKLSQDAAKDGWPGLLVGDISQPRGGPMLTGHASHQVGLDADIWLTPMPKKRFSDAERESVSAVSMLKKDTLFVDPNKWTPSRTALLKNAASYPEVERIFVHPGIKKELCDTVKGNRGWLGKVRPYWGHHYHFHVRLSCLPGSPNCKPQPKVAAGDGCDKSLAWWFTDEPWKPAKPFTEPPKKPRPVMVSDLPKACSTVLNAPAPNSLAEVTYGGQ
- a CDS encoding methylglyoxal synthase, with product MTERLRIALIAHDQKKDDMVAFARAHEKALSRYDIVATGTTGGLIQEACPSLNIHRVKSGPLGGDQQIGAMIAEGTVETLIFFIDPMSPLPHDVDVKALTRLGSVYDIPMALNRATAEKLIKALD
- a CDS encoding glucokinase, with product MQTTIDAGHDFQFPVLVGDIGGTNARFLVLADANAEPHEFAVLQTADYATIDEAIQSAILSNSPIKPRSVILAVAGPVESDEIDLTNCDWIVRPKNMIEELGFEDVTVLNDFEAQALAVVALDGEHMEQIGGKADAPNATRVVLGPGTGLGVAGLVYTSRAWVPVPGEGGHVDIGPRSQRDCEIFPHIETMEGRVAGEQILSGRGLHNLYVAICTADNVTPTLQTPPDITAAGLDGSNAQARETLELFATYLGRLAGDMALVFMAHGGVYLSGGIPQRILPALKSGVFRAAFEDKAPHNVIMRDIPVHVITYPLAALSGLSAFARTPQRFEVATEGRRWRSGR
- a CDS encoding ABC transporter ATP-binding protein: MSFFRKKNKKIDGGEATRVIRRMLSENIGEYKKNYFIAIVASLIVGGSNGALAYMMKPMIDKIFYEQQLGLIWIICGSILAVFILRGLSGYVQAVELAKIGNNLVARYQKRIFDHLMKLGLDFYNDNRSGHLAAQINQNVSGIRDLLNMTISSIARDFISLVGLVAMMFYMDPLLSTAIFLIGPPLILAVAYISRRIRSVTRDLVHLNSHLLGAMQEAVQGITIVKAFTMEEQLRAKIGNLIDQSEGRSNKIAKVSERTTPISEILAGFAVSGVLAYSGYRAILEQQPPGATFAFITALLLAYDPARRLARLQVGLERALVNARMIYEVLDIVPHQGDAPDAPALKPDKGEIRFEGLHFSYSELSPVLHDVSFVAKAGETTAIIGASGAGKSTLIGLIQRFYDLDQGTILYDGQDISKVTKASLRHSVAYVSQQPYLFEGTIADNIRYGRPDASDEEVISATRLANAHDFILQQPQGYDTPVGENGATLSGGQRQRISIARAIVRNAPVLLLDEATSALDNESEKRVQQALETIMKGRTTIVIAHRLSTIVNADRIVVMEAGRVVEEGRHDTLIDIPNGVYARFYRLQSGDDANINERIAAGDANER
- the dapB gene encoding 4-hydroxy-tetrahydrodipicolinate reductase, coding for MSAETHNSHSDMGLVVVGAGGRMGQTLIRCVIEMDGAKLVGAIERAGSPFLGRDAGEIAGLGTLGVSITDDPLPVFAKAEGILDFTTPAASVAFAGYAAQARIVHVIGTTGCSTQDDEKILAAARHATIVKSGNMSLGVNLLSVLIEKAAAALDPQDFDIEVLEMHHRHKVDAPSGTALLLGEAAAEGRAINLAEKSVRVRDGYTGAREAGTIGFATLRGGSVIGDHSVILAGPGERVVLSHHAEDRTVFARGAVKAALWAYGKKPGLYSMRDVLGLTE